A region from the Gemmatimonadaceae bacterium genome encodes:
- a CDS encoding M20/M25/M40 family metallo-hydrolase: MKQMVVRRALSAALLAMVPSPALTQGRPAAADSTDPIETLVARLDLERYKATIKGLTQFGDRRQGTDRNRQALDWIEAQLKSSGCTNTERLTYQYNPPAPTPRPAGAAGAPPQGQRPTPRFGAGGSRPRGTRARTGVNNDSLAQRDARLRALNAQPSTPGERQNVYCTKIGTTRPDEMYIVGAHMDGIGWGEAANDDGSGTAIVMELARIFSSPDVQTERSIRFVLWNNEETGLNGARAYVEQRQALQGKENPAGSGRYPEPRWLGMIQHDMMMFDHGMPRADGTLAPEQRPEADVNIEFQSNSKMAAASQSLAWAVHTASERYATDYPATVGPHMTNTDSAPFQDIVASISLRENERGAHTGNGWNPHWHQPTDLFATYSDKDFRLGLNAAQSTLGGLGMLTGVTLRK, translated from the coding sequence ATGAAGCAGATGGTGGTCCGTCGAGCCCTGAGCGCCGCGTTGCTCGCCATGGTCCCGTCCCCTGCCCTGACACAGGGCCGACCGGCGGCCGCCGACTCAACCGACCCGATCGAGACGCTCGTTGCCCGACTCGACCTCGAGCGCTACAAGGCCACGATCAAGGGCCTCACGCAGTTCGGCGACCGCCGTCAGGGCACGGATCGCAATCGTCAGGCGCTCGACTGGATCGAAGCCCAGCTCAAGAGTTCGGGCTGCACGAACACCGAGCGCCTCACCTATCAGTACAACCCACCGGCGCCCACGCCACGACCGGCCGGCGCCGCCGGAGCCCCACCGCAAGGGCAACGCCCAACTCCGCGATTTGGCGCCGGAGGCAGCCGGCCCAGGGGCACCCGGGCCCGGACCGGCGTCAACAATGACTCATTGGCCCAGCGCGATGCGCGGCTGCGCGCACTCAACGCGCAACCCAGCACGCCCGGCGAGCGCCAGAACGTGTACTGCACCAAGATCGGGACCACGCGACCCGACGAGATGTACATCGTGGGCGCCCACATGGACGGCATCGGTTGGGGTGAGGCCGCCAATGACGATGGCTCGGGCACGGCGATCGTGATGGAGCTGGCGCGCATCTTCAGCAGCCCTGACGTACAGACGGAACGTTCGATCCGTTTCGTGCTCTGGAACAACGAGGAGACCGGCCTCAACGGCGCGCGCGCCTACGTGGAACAGCGGCAGGCCCTGCAGGGAAAGGAGAACCCGGCGGGATCCGGCAGGTATCCGGAGCCGCGCTGGCTCGGCATGATCCAGCACGACATGATGATGTTCGACCACGGGATGCCGCGCGCAGACGGCACCCTCGCGCCCGAGCAGCGGCCGGAGGCCGACGTGAACATCGAGTTCCAGTCGAACTCGAAAATGGCGGCGGCCTCACAGTCGCTGGCGTGGGCCGTGCACACCGCCAGTGAGCGCTACGCCACGGACTACCCGGCGACCGTCGGTCCGCACATGACCAACACCGATTCGGCGCCGTTCCAGGACATCGTCGCGTCCATCTCCCTGCGCGAGAACGAGCGCGGTGCGCACACCGGCAATGGGTGGAACCCTCACTGGCACCAGCCCACCGACCTGTTCGCCACGTATAGCGACAAAGACTTCCGGCTGGGGCTGAACGCCGCCCAGAGCACGCTTGGCGGGCTTGGAATGCTGACGGGAGTGACGCTCCGGAAATAG
- a CDS encoding alpha-hydroxy-acid oxidizing protein, whose protein sequence is MLNLFEYERAAREQTDAAAWGYLVGGANDEITVGDNRRAWDEIAVRYRTMVDVTTRSLATTVLGTPVSLPVLIAPTAMQKLVHPDGELGMARAAALAETLMIVSTTATIGLADVAAATSAPKWFQVYIYQSRTYTQRLVERAVEAGYRALVLTVDAPMLGRRERDIRNAFTLPSGLHIANAEIAGMEAVPSATGDASGLMQHFRGLHDPSLTPRDIAWLREISGLPVVVKGIVRGDDAARAIDHGAAGIIVSNHGGRQLDTAIATARALPEVVAAANGRAEVYVDGGIRRGTDVLKAIALGARAVLLGRPPVWGLAVGGAEGARRVLDLLRKELDLAMALAGCRTLDEITPDLIAR, encoded by the coding sequence ATGCTGAATCTGTTCGAGTATGAACGCGCCGCGCGGGAGCAGACGGACGCCGCGGCCTGGGGATACCTCGTCGGCGGAGCCAACGACGAAATCACGGTTGGTGACAATCGCCGAGCCTGGGACGAGATCGCCGTGCGGTATCGGACCATGGTGGACGTGACGACGCGCTCGCTCGCGACGACTGTCCTGGGCACGCCCGTGTCGCTGCCGGTGCTCATTGCGCCGACCGCGATGCAGAAGCTCGTGCATCCCGACGGTGAGCTGGGCATGGCGCGCGCGGCGGCGTTGGCCGAGACGCTGATGATCGTCAGCACCACGGCCACGATCGGGCTCGCGGACGTCGCGGCGGCGACGAGCGCGCCGAAGTGGTTCCAGGTCTACATCTATCAATCGAGGACGTATACGCAGCGGCTGGTCGAGCGAGCGGTGGAGGCAGGGTATCGCGCCCTCGTCCTTACGGTCGATGCGCCGATGCTGGGCCGTCGGGAGCGGGACATCCGCAACGCCTTCACGCTTCCATCGGGGCTCCACATCGCGAATGCCGAAATCGCGGGCATGGAAGCCGTGCCATCGGCCACCGGCGACGCGTCGGGGCTCATGCAACACTTCCGTGGCCTGCACGACCCATCGCTCACGCCGCGGGACATCGCATGGCTGCGCGAGATCAGCGGACTGCCGGTGGTGGTGAAGGGGATCGTGCGCGGCGACGACGCCGCGCGGGCCATCGATCACGGCGCGGCCGGGATCATCGTGTCGAACCACGGCGGTCGGCAACTCGACACGGCGATCGCCACGGCGCGTGCGCTCCCGGAGGTCGTGGCGGCCGCGAACGGTCGCGCCGAAGTCTACGTGGATGGTGGCATCCGTCGGGGGACCGACGTGCTCAAGGCCATCGCGTTAGGCGCGCGCGCCGTGCTCCTCGGCAGGCCGCCGGTGTGGGGACTCGCGGTCGGCGGTGCGGAGGGCGCCCGCCGCGTCCTCGATCTGTTGCGCAAGGAACTCGACCTGGCGATGGCGCTCGCCGGGTGCCGGACCCTCGACGAAATCACGCCCGACCTGATCGCCCGCTGA
- a CDS encoding FKBP-type peptidyl-prolyl cis-trans isomerase, translated as MNLAAMTKLPSGVYILDSVVGGGAALAGTPQVRVYYNGFLANGSRFDGNVGTGTPASFPLGGLIPGWKVGMQGMKVGGKRRLVIPSSQGYGTVANGPIPANSNLVFDIELVGIN; from the coding sequence ATCAACCTCGCGGCCATGACCAAGTTGCCGTCGGGGGTCTACATCCTCGATTCCGTCGTGGGTGGCGGGGCGGCGCTTGCCGGGACGCCGCAAGTGCGTGTGTACTACAACGGATTCCTGGCCAACGGGTCCAGGTTCGACGGCAACGTGGGAACGGGTACGCCAGCATCGTTCCCGCTTGGCGGTCTGATTCCCGGATGGAAGGTGGGGATGCAGGGCATGAAGGTCGGTGGCAAGCGACGACTCGTGATTCCCTCGTCGCAGGGCTACGGGACGGTGGCGAACGGGCCGATTCCGGCGAACTCGAACCTCGTCTTCGACATCGAGCTGGTCGGCATCAACTGA
- a CDS encoding acetoacetate--CoA ligase gives MTEQPLWAPSPARVAGSQLVAFHAYLRDRGLVTWEYSYDALWRWSVADPAAFWGAFWRWSDIIAAPRDGEPWREVVLGLDRMAPPDAQSGPRWFTDSRLNYAEHLLRRRDAHEAIVSWTEQGRRSALTYAQLAEAVAEVAAALRVHGVGAGDRVAGYLPNIPEAVIAMLATASIGAVWSSCSPDFGVRGVLDRFGQIAPRVLFVTDGYRYAGKAIDLRARVQEVAASIPAVERVVVVPFLSEAPAVEGIRAAAVWGEWVASGHRGAPPDSESTGDPSRPRHAALAFERLPFDHPLFIMYSSGTTGLPKAMVHGAGGTLLQHLKEHRLHVDLTRDDRLFYFTTCGWMMWNWLVSALAVGATIVLYDGAPLHRALRPGHGDADAGPDLLWQLAEDERITVFGTSAKYLALAEKEGLRPGRTRDLGALRAVLSTGSPLAPPSFDYVYRDIKADVHLASISGGTDIISCFALGDPTGPVWRGELQARGLGMAVEVFGAEGRPVRGEPGELVCTRPFPSMPVAFWNDPDGAKYRAAYFDAWPGVWRHGDWAELTPHGGLVITGRSDATLNPGGVRIGTAELYRQVEQLPEIVESIVVGQEIGDARDPDVRIVLFVRLREGLTLDDALRERIRVAIRANTSPHHVPKVIVQVSDIPRTISGKISELAVREVIHGRPVKNTEALANPASLELYRDLPALRR, from the coding sequence ATGACGGAGCAACCGTTGTGGGCGCCGTCGCCCGCTCGGGTCGCAGGCTCGCAGCTCGTCGCGTTCCACGCGTACCTGCGAGATCGCGGCCTGGTCACGTGGGAGTATTCGTACGACGCACTTTGGCGATGGTCGGTGGCAGACCCGGCCGCGTTCTGGGGGGCGTTCTGGCGCTGGAGTGACATCATCGCGGCGCCGCGGGACGGTGAGCCGTGGCGCGAGGTCGTGTTGGGGCTCGACCGCATGGCGCCTCCCGACGCGCAGTCCGGCCCGCGGTGGTTCACCGACTCGCGACTCAACTACGCCGAACATCTGCTGCGGCGCCGAGATGCGCATGAGGCGATCGTCAGTTGGACGGAGCAGGGGCGCCGATCGGCGCTGACATACGCACAGCTTGCCGAGGCGGTGGCCGAGGTGGCGGCGGCGCTCCGCGTGCACGGGGTGGGCGCCGGGGATCGCGTCGCGGGCTACCTGCCGAACATTCCGGAGGCGGTGATCGCGATGCTGGCGACGGCGTCGATCGGCGCGGTGTGGTCGTCCTGCTCGCCCGATTTTGGTGTGCGCGGCGTGCTGGATCGTTTCGGGCAGATCGCGCCCCGCGTCCTTTTCGTGACCGATGGGTATCGCTACGCCGGCAAGGCCATCGACCTGCGGGCGCGGGTGCAGGAGGTGGCGGCGTCGATCCCGGCGGTGGAGCGGGTGGTGGTGGTGCCGTTTCTCTCCGAGGCACCGGCCGTGGAGGGGATCCGTGCGGCGGCGGTGTGGGGGGAATGGGTCGCGTCCGGGCACCGGGGGGCCCCCCCCGATAGCGAATCTACCGGCGATCCATCACGTCCGCGTCACGCCGCGCTCGCCTTCGAACGCCTCCCCTTCGATCACCCGCTCTTCATCATGTACTCGTCAGGCACCACCGGCCTCCCCAAGGCCATGGTGCATGGCGCTGGCGGCACGCTCCTCCAACACCTCAAGGAGCACCGCCTCCACGTCGACCTCACGCGCGACGACCGCCTCTTCTACTTCACCACCTGCGGCTGGATGATGTGGAACTGGCTGGTGAGCGCCCTCGCCGTCGGCGCGACCATCGTCCTCTATGACGGTGCGCCGCTGCACCGCGCCCTCCGACCCGGACACGGCGACGCCGACGCCGGACCCGACCTGCTCTGGCAGCTGGCCGAAGACGAACGGATCACCGTTTTCGGGACGAGTGCGAAGTACCTCGCACTCGCCGAGAAAGAAGGGCTCCGGCCCGGCCGCACCCGCGACCTCGGCGCGCTGCGTGCGGTCCTCTCCACCGGAAGCCCACTGGCGCCGCCCTCGTTCGACTACGTGTACCGCGACATCAAGGCCGATGTGCACCTCGCCTCGATCTCCGGCGGGACCGACATCATTTCGTGTTTCGCGTTAGGCGATCCGACCGGACCCGTCTGGCGCGGCGAACTGCAGGCGCGCGGCCTCGGCATGGCCGTGGAGGTGTTCGGTGCCGAGGGGCGCCCGGTCCGCGGTGAACCCGGGGAACTCGTGTGCACGCGTCCGTTCCCGTCGATGCCGGTGGCGTTCTGGAACGACCCCGATGGCGCGAAGTATCGCGCCGCGTACTTCGACGCCTGGCCCGGCGTCTGGCGCCATGGGGACTGGGCGGAACTCACGCCGCATGGAGGGCTCGTCATCACCGGCCGCAGTGACGCGACCCTCAACCCCGGTGGCGTGCGCATCGGTACCGCCGAACTCTATCGCCAGGTCGAACAACTTCCCGAGATCGTCGAGAGCATCGTCGTCGGACAGGAGATCGGCGACGCGCGTGACCCCGACGTTCGCATCGTGCTCTTCGTGCGATTGCGTGAAGGCCTCACGCTCGACGACGCCCTGCGCGAGCGCATCAGGGTGGCGATCCGCGCGAACACGAGTCCGCACCACGTGCCGAAGGTGATCGTGCAGGTCAGCGACATCCCGCGCACGATCTCGGGCAAGATCAGCGAACTGGCGGTCCGCGAAGTGATCCACGGTCGACCGGTGAAGAACACCGAAGCCCTGGCCAATCCGGCGTCGCTCGAGCTGTATCGCGACCTGCCGGCACTCAGACGTTAG
- a CDS encoding serine/threonine protein kinase, producing MSHTWELTRLREALAGQYEVEREIGRGGMGMVFLARDITLDRRVAIKTLPAHLAFDDVVRERFLREARTAASLSHPNIVPIHRAEQAQEIVYFVMGLVDGPSVAQRMRQGPFSPAETIAILADVADALGYAHGRGVIHRDVKAENILLDPHQGRAMVTDFGIARLAEAAPMTATGTVLGTVHYMSPEQVAGQTIDGRSDLYSLGVLAFYMLSGRFPFEHAAPSAVLVAHVMSHAPALSTVAPDVPASLAAVVDRLLARDPHRRYESAAQAGLALSGALAGIGTQVSAAQPRLSSAAAAAVWERAALLQEYTGREAPPPVPMRSEADASAGTTGYRLDQVREAAEQAGIDARYVERALAERAGRPETTLRVRPGAMMSEPVNRWLGARTKLEYEAVLEGDLTEEELEEIVDEMRRSLGVFGSVSTVGRTLTFTSQQSSWSESSPRRLQVSVTSRGGRTTLRAYEDLRQMSHGIVWGVTGGAGGGLGGAAFGAVMAASKGALIAVAPLAFVGVAAAAYASSRVILRTVIARREREIVTSMERLVQRAQELLDARRRLAGPAA from the coding sequence ATGTCGCACACCTGGGAATTGACCCGTCTTCGAGAAGCGTTGGCAGGCCAGTACGAAGTCGAGCGCGAGATCGGCCGCGGCGGGATGGGCATGGTGTTCCTGGCCCGCGACATCACGCTCGATCGACGGGTCGCGATCAAGACACTCCCGGCGCACCTCGCGTTCGACGACGTGGTGCGTGAACGCTTCCTGCGCGAGGCGCGCACCGCGGCCTCGCTTTCGCATCCGAACATCGTCCCGATCCACCGCGCCGAGCAGGCACAGGAGATCGTGTACTTCGTCATGGGGTTGGTTGATGGTCCGTCCGTGGCTCAACGGATGCGTCAGGGACCATTCTCGCCCGCGGAGACGATCGCGATCCTTGCCGACGTTGCGGACGCGCTCGGCTATGCGCACGGGCGAGGGGTGATCCACCGCGACGTGAAGGCAGAGAACATCCTGCTCGACCCGCATCAGGGCCGAGCGATGGTGACCGATTTCGGGATCGCGCGCCTCGCCGAGGCGGCGCCGATGACCGCCACGGGGACAGTGCTGGGGACGGTGCACTACATGAGCCCGGAACAGGTGGCCGGCCAAACGATCGATGGCCGCAGCGACCTGTATTCGCTGGGCGTCCTGGCGTTCTACATGCTCTCCGGTCGCTTTCCCTTCGAACACGCGGCGCCATCGGCTGTGCTGGTGGCTCACGTGATGTCTCACGCGCCGGCGCTGTCCACCGTGGCGCCCGACGTGCCGGCATCGCTCGCCGCGGTCGTCGATCGGTTGCTGGCGCGCGATCCGCATCGCCGGTACGAGTCCGCCGCGCAGGCCGGCCTGGCACTGAGCGGCGCCCTGGCCGGGATCGGTACGCAGGTCTCAGCCGCGCAGCCGCGTCTTTCGAGTGCAGCGGCCGCCGCGGTGTGGGAGCGCGCGGCGCTGCTGCAGGAGTACACGGGACGCGAGGCGCCGCCGCCAGTGCCCATGCGGAGCGAGGCCGACGCCAGCGCCGGGACGACGGGCTACCGACTCGACCAGGTGCGCGAAGCCGCCGAGCAGGCGGGCATCGATGCGCGCTATGTGGAGCGTGCTCTCGCCGAGCGCGCTGGTCGGCCTGAGACCACCTTGCGCGTGCGACCCGGGGCGATGATGTCGGAGCCGGTCAACCGCTGGCTCGGCGCGCGCACGAAGCTCGAATACGAGGCGGTGCTCGAGGGCGATCTCACCGAGGAGGAACTCGAGGAGATCGTCGACGAGATGCGGCGGAGCCTCGGCGTCTTCGGGAGCGTGAGCACGGTGGGTCGCACCCTCACGTTCACGTCGCAGCAGTCGTCGTGGTCGGAGAGCTCTCCACGCCGGCTGCAGGTGTCGGTGACCTCACGGGGAGGGCGAACGACGTTGCGCGCGTATGAAGACCTGCGCCAGATGTCGCACGGCATCGTTTGGGGCGTGACGGGCGGTGCGGGTGGCGGGCTCGGGGGCGCCGCGTTCGGCGCCGTCATGGCCGCGTCCAAGGGGGCGCTGATCGCCGTCGCGCCACTGGCGTTCGTGGGCGTCGCGGCGGCCGCCTACGCGTCGTCGCGAGTGATCCTGCGCACGGTCATCGCCCGACGGGAGCGCGAGATCGTGACATCGATGGAGCGACTGGTGCAGCGCGCGCAGGAACTGCTGGATGCCCGGCGGCGGCTGGCGGGTCCTGCGGCGTAG
- a CDS encoding LysR family transcriptional regulator has product MSFELRHLRYFVAVAEELHFGRAASRLGIAQPPLSQQIQALEKALGVRLLERSRRHVALTPAGAQLLGDARRVLRDVREAATAARRAARGETGTLSVAFAASVMFLALPRIIRRFREQFPGVHLELRELATGPQLAALRSGELDVGFLRQPPPDPMLVTETVMTEPLMIAVSRRHPLATRRRLVLKELATQDFVLFPSDLAPGLHAQVLSLCTAAGFTPGIRQVSRELYTTVSLVEAGMGVTIIPSSVRKMGWRGVRYFPIAGPGATTHIDAARRADNSNPVVRAFLDLVRAAVRTARSESVGAGLP; this is encoded by the coding sequence ATGAGCTTCGAACTCCGACACCTCCGATACTTCGTCGCGGTCGCCGAAGAACTCCACTTCGGACGGGCCGCCAGCCGGCTCGGCATCGCCCAGCCGCCGCTCAGCCAGCAGATCCAGGCGCTCGAGAAGGCCCTCGGCGTGCGCCTGCTCGAGCGATCCCGCCGGCACGTCGCCCTCACCCCCGCCGGCGCCCAACTCCTCGGCGACGCCCGTCGCGTCCTGCGCGACGTCCGTGAGGCCGCGACCGCCGCGCGCCGCGCCGCACGTGGGGAGACCGGAACCCTGTCGGTCGCGTTCGCCGCGTCCGTCATGTTTCTCGCCCTGCCGCGCATCATCCGCCGGTTCCGCGAACAGTTCCCCGGCGTGCATCTCGAACTGCGCGAACTGGCGACCGGGCCACAACTCGCCGCCCTCCGCAGCGGCGAACTCGACGTCGGCTTCCTCCGGCAGCCCCCGCCGGACCCCATGCTCGTGACCGAAACCGTCATGACCGAGCCCCTCATGATCGCCGTCAGTCGCCGACACCCGCTCGCGACCCGGCGGCGCCTGGTGCTCAAGGAACTTGCCACGCAGGACTTTGTGCTTTTCCCGAGCGACCTGGCCCCCGGGCTCCACGCGCAGGTGCTGTCCCTGTGCACCGCGGCCGGTTTCACGCCCGGCATTCGGCAGGTCAGCCGCGAGCTCTACACCACCGTGTCCCTGGTCGAGGCCGGAATGGGGGTCACGATCATTCCGTCGTCGGTGCGCAAGATGGGCTGGCGCGGCGTGCGCTACTTTCCGATTGCCGGGCCGGGCGCGACCACGCACATCGACGCCGCACGTCGGGCAGACAACAGCAATCCCGTGGTGCGGGCCTTCCTTGACCTCGTTCGCGCCGCTGTCCGGACCGCTCGAAGCGAATCAGTGGGTGCCGGACTGCCGTAG
- the hppD gene encoding 4-hydroxyphenylpyruvate dioxygenase, with protein MTSTLPSPETVHDAFPINGTDYVEFWVGNAKQVSHFYRSAFGFELVAYRGPETGVRDRASYLLVQDKLRFVFTTPLTTDGAIADHVRRHGDGVRDIAFWVDDAREAYATAIARGARSAQEPVASRDEHGEVVVAGICTYGDTVHSIVERRNYRGLFMPGFVPVSSPYAPSPVGLKYVDHCVGNVELGKMNVWVDFYASVLGFHNLLTFDDKDISTEYSALMSKVMSNGNGRIKFPINEPAAGKKKSQIDEYLDFYGGPGVQHIAVATDDIIGTVRALKARGIEFLRTPETYYHDLLDRVGTIDENVAPLRELGILVDRDDEGYLLQIFTKPVQDRPTLFYEIIQRKGAKSFGKGNFKALFESIEREQALRGNL; from the coding sequence ATGACTTCGACCCTGCCTTCGCCCGAGACGGTGCATGACGCCTTCCCGATCAACGGGACCGACTATGTCGAGTTCTGGGTCGGCAACGCCAAGCAGGTCTCGCACTTCTACCGCTCGGCCTTCGGGTTCGAACTGGTGGCCTATCGCGGCCCGGAGACCGGTGTGCGCGATCGCGCGAGCTACCTGCTCGTGCAGGACAAGCTGCGCTTCGTCTTCACGACGCCGCTCACCACGGACGGCGCGATCGCCGACCACGTGCGACGACACGGCGACGGCGTGCGCGACATTGCGTTCTGGGTCGACGATGCGCGGGAGGCCTACGCGACGGCGATCGCGCGCGGCGCCCGCTCGGCCCAGGAGCCGGTGGCGAGCCGCGACGAACACGGCGAGGTCGTGGTCGCCGGGATCTGCACGTACGGCGACACCGTGCACTCGATCGTCGAACGCCGGAACTACCGCGGTCTGTTCATGCCGGGCTTCGTGCCGGTGAGCTCGCCTTATGCGCCGTCACCGGTGGGCCTCAAGTACGTCGACCACTGCGTCGGCAACGTCGAGTTGGGCAAGATGAACGTCTGGGTGGACTTCTACGCCTCGGTCCTCGGGTTCCACAACCTGCTCACGTTCGACGACAAGGACATCTCCACCGAGTATTCGGCGCTGATGTCGAAGGTGATGTCGAATGGGAACGGGCGGATCAAGTTCCCGATCAACGAACCGGCGGCGGGCAAGAAGAAGTCACAGATCGACGAGTACCTCGACTTCTACGGTGGTCCGGGCGTCCAGCACATCGCCGTCGCCACCGACGACATCATCGGTACCGTTCGGGCGCTCAAGGCGCGCGGGATCGAGTTCCTGCGGACACCCGAGACCTACTATCACGACCTGCTCGATCGCGTCGGAACGATCGACGAGAACGTCGCTCCACTGCGCGAGCTGGGCATCCTCGTGGACCGCGACGATGAGGGGTACCTGCTGCAGATCTTCACCAAGCCGGTGCAGGATCGTCCCACGCTGTTCTACGAGATCATCCAGCGAAAGGGTGCGAAGAGCTTTGGCAAGGGCAACTTCAAGGCGCTCTTCGAGTCGATCGAGCGGGAGCAGGCACTGAGAGGAAACCTGTAG
- a CDS encoding homogentisate 1,2-dioxygenase — protein MPIYHTLGTIPRKRHIVFRRPDGGLYAEELMGHEGFTGTSSLLYHVHPPTTVKSARRVRDVVWEADESTSLRHRHFRTARSAKGGSPTLDRIPMLFNKDIAMLYVEPTIVDAHHYRNSQADEVVYVAEGSGVLESVFGDLPYQPGDYVVIHRNILHRWRLDPGVAQKFVVFESAGHVRWPRRYLNDVGQLVEGAPFSERDIRRPSALAPHDERGDFPLLVKQYGALNELILDHHPIDVVGWDGHFYPWAFNIHDFEPIVGRIHQPPPVHQTFQGDGFVICSFCPRPYDFDPQAVPAPYNHSNVDSDEVLFYASSEFMSRKGIEYGSVTHHPDGLPHGPHPGRAEASIGATYTNELAVMMDSFRPLKVAKLAMEFEDHAYHQSWLEQQHAAFNPPTS, from the coding sequence ATGCCGATCTACCACACGTTAGGCACCATCCCCCGCAAGCGCCACATCGTCTTCCGTCGCCCGGACGGTGGGCTGTACGCCGAGGAGTTGATGGGGCACGAGGGGTTCACCGGGACGTCGTCCCTCCTGTATCACGTCCATCCTCCGACCACCGTGAAGTCGGCGCGCAGGGTGCGCGACGTGGTATGGGAGGCTGATGAGTCCACGTCGCTTCGACACCGCCACTTTCGCACCGCCCGTTCGGCCAAGGGGGGCAGCCCAACGCTCGACCGCATCCCGATGCTCTTCAACAAGGACATCGCGATGCTCTATGTCGAGCCGACCATCGTCGATGCGCACCACTACCGCAACTCACAGGCTGACGAAGTCGTGTACGTCGCCGAGGGGTCGGGGGTGCTCGAGTCCGTGTTTGGCGATCTGCCGTACCAGCCGGGGGACTACGTCGTCATCCACCGCAACATCCTCCACCGGTGGCGGCTCGATCCGGGCGTGGCGCAGAAGTTCGTGGTGTTTGAGAGCGCGGGGCACGTGCGGTGGCCGCGGCGCTATCTCAACGACGTCGGCCAGCTCGTCGAAGGCGCGCCGTTCTCCGAGCGTGACATCCGCCGTCCGTCGGCGCTCGCGCCGCACGATGAGCGCGGCGACTTCCCGCTCCTCGTGAAGCAGTATGGCGCGCTCAACGAGCTGATCCTCGACCACCATCCGATCGATGTCGTCGGATGGGATGGCCATTTCTATCCCTGGGCGTTCAACATCCACGACTTCGAGCCGATCGTCGGGCGCATTCACCAGCCGCCGCCGGTGCACCAGACGTTCCAGGGCGATGGTTTCGTCATCTGCTCGTTCTGCCCGCGGCCGTACGACTTTGATCCGCAGGCAGTGCCCGCGCCGTACAACCACTCGAACGTCGATTCCGACGAGGTGCTGTTCTACGCGTCGAGTGAGTTCATGAGTCGCAAGGGCATCGAGTACGGATCGGTCACACACCACCCGGACGGCCTGCCGCACGGCCCGCACCCCGGCCGCGCCGAAGCGAGCATCGGTGCGACGTATACCAACGAGCTGGCGGTCATGATGGACTCCTTCCGGCCGCTCAAGGTCGCGAAGCTTGCCATGGAGTTCGAGGATCACGCGTACCATCAGAGCTGGCTGGAACAGCAGCACGCCGCGTTCAACCCGCCAACGTCGTAG